From Actinopolyspora lacussalsi, a single genomic window includes:
- a CDS encoding putative nucleotidyltransferase (product_source=COG1708; cog=COG1708; pfam=PF01909; superfamily=81301) — protein sequence MNDDEIFPERVAERLATLSDVCAVTLGGSRALGTHTAESDWDFALYYRGDFDPAELRELGWPGEVSGIGDWGGVFNGGAWLTIEGRHVDVHYRDLDVVEREVAEARQGRFHWEPLMFHLAGIPSYLLLAELARNRVLRGSPPDPEYPEALRAAAPPVWHERAMLTLRYAEGAFVRPGRATGFAGALATAAMQLAHAVLAARGEWVTNEKWLLRQAGLEGVDGIVAGLGPAPETLRRAFDEANELFGTVTAKIP from the coding sequence ATGAACGACGACGAGATCTTTCCCGAGCGTGTCGCCGAACGGCTGGCGACACTCTCCGACGTGTGCGCGGTGACGCTGGGCGGCTCGCGCGCGCTGGGTACCCACACCGCCGAGAGCGACTGGGATTTCGCGCTGTACTACCGCGGTGACTTCGACCCGGCTGAGTTGCGCGAACTCGGCTGGCCCGGCGAGGTCTCCGGAATCGGTGACTGGGGCGGTGTGTTCAACGGTGGGGCCTGGCTGACGATCGAGGGCAGACACGTGGACGTCCACTACCGCGACCTGGACGTCGTGGAACGCGAAGTCGCCGAGGCGAGGCAGGGGCGTTTCCACTGGGAGCCGCTGATGTTCCACCTCGCAGGCATACCCAGCTACCTGCTGCTCGCGGAACTGGCGCGGAACCGGGTGCTGCGCGGCAGTCCGCCCGATCCCGAATATCCGGAGGCACTGCGTGCGGCGGCACCCCCGGTGTGGCACGAACGAGCGATGCTCACGCTCCGGTACGCCGAGGGTGCCTTCGTCCGGCCCGGACGGGCCACCGGATTCGCGGGCGCGCTGGCGACCGCGGCCATGCAGCTGGCACACGCCGTGCTGGCGGCTCGCGGCGAGTGGGTGACCAACGAGAAGTGGTTGCTGCGGCAGGCCGGCCTGGAAGGCGTGGACGGGATCGTGGCCGGGCTGGGACCTGCTCCCGAAACGCTGCGACGGGCCTTCGACGAGGCGAACGAACTGTTCGGAACCGTGACCGCGAAGATTCCGTGA
- a CDS encoding putative enzyme related to lactoylglutathione lyase (product_source=COG3324; cath_funfam=3.10.180.10; cog=COG3324; superfamily=54593), producing MAGTESATSTPLRVISFVLDGPDPRGLAEFYGELLGWSVDESESDERWVELADPEGGARISCQLDPHYIAPGWPDSPPQQQAHLDVRVTDLETVEARALRAGATRLPQPADEADSKFRVYADPAGHPFCLCWGPPPA from the coding sequence ATGGCAGGAACCGAAAGCGCCACCTCGACCCCGCTGCGCGTGATCTCCTTCGTGCTGGACGGTCCCGATCCGCGCGGGCTGGCCGAGTTCTACGGCGAGCTGCTCGGCTGGTCGGTCGACGAGTCGGAGTCCGACGAGCGGTGGGTGGAACTGGCCGATCCCGAGGGCGGTGCGCGGATCTCCTGCCAGCTGGATCCGCACTACATTGCCCCGGGTTGGCCCGACTCGCCGCCGCAGCAGCAGGCTCACCTCGACGTCAGGGTGACCGATCTCGAGACCGTCGAGGCCCGTGCGCTGCGTGCCGGAGCCACTCGGCTGCCCCAGCCCGCGGACGAGGCCGACTCGAAGTTCCGGGTCTACGCGGATCCCGCCGGGCATCCGTTCTGCCTGTGCTGGGGACCGCCGCCCGCTTGA
- a CDS encoding putative RNA-binding Zn ribbon-like protein (product_source=COG5516; cath_funfam=1.10.3300.10; cog=COG5516; pfam=PF11706; superfamily=160904), with protein sequence MIMTSQPRYRKESLAYDGTVNSKAVAAVAPNGLSAAPSEPVGPDTEQDIDLLLAFLNTVDAETGTDVLAETEQWQQWCLRHTGQASVDTAAAREIRDLMRDSISCGSGESTAIPPATAEWPVRIHLEEGVPVASGSDALGAVLAAASRIATVGRWHRIKICPATNCLWAFYDRSRNRSRTWCSMRVCGNREKARSWRERHTPH encoded by the coding sequence ATGATTATGACCTCGCAACCGCGTTACCGCAAGGAATCGCTGGCCTACGATGGGACCGTGAACAGCAAAGCCGTCGCAGCCGTCGCGCCGAACGGGCTATCAGCGGCGCCCTCCGAGCCCGTCGGGCCCGACACGGAACAGGACATCGACCTTCTGCTGGCGTTTCTCAACACCGTCGACGCCGAGACCGGCACTGATGTGCTGGCGGAGACGGAACAATGGCAGCAGTGGTGCCTGCGGCACACCGGGCAGGCATCCGTGGACACGGCAGCAGCACGCGAGATTCGCGACCTGATGCGCGATTCGATCAGTTGCGGTTCAGGCGAATCAACGGCCATACCTCCCGCGACAGCGGAATGGCCGGTGCGCATTCATCTCGAGGAAGGAGTGCCGGTCGCCTCCGGCAGCGATGCACTCGGAGCCGTCCTCGCGGCGGCCTCCCGCATCGCCACGGTGGGACGCTGGCACCGCATCAAGATCTGTCCCGCGACGAACTGTTTGTGGGCCTTCTACGACCGCTCCAGAAACCGATCGCGCACCTGGTGCTCGATGCGGGTCTGCGGCAACCGGGAGAAGGCACGTTCCTGGCGGGAACGCCACACCCCACATTGA
- a CDS encoding uncharacterized membrane-anchored protein YjiN (DUF445 family) (product_source=COG2733; cath_funfam=2.60.40.10; cog=COG2733; pfam=PF04286; superfamily=103196; transmembrane_helix_parts=Inside_1_19,TMhelix_20_39,Outside_40_418): MSDTSVAELSRRRGLRRMKGVATGLFLLAAFVYLWTGWLVPDGSGWVGYVNAAAEAGMVGALADWFAVTALFRRPLGLPIPHTAIIPNRKNALGQSLGDFVGTNFLSERVVVDKLDRAGITGRFGEWLSRREHAERVTAESAAVLRGALRVLRDEDVRQVLEQTVLRKVVEQPWGPPLGRVLGRVFEDGSHRGLVDLVCDRAYDWVRDNYETVSRVVDQRAPSWSPRFFDSLVADKIYSEILAFAWAVKTDPEHQMRKAVDRFLVEFARDLREDPATMARADRIKWQVLEHPEVRSLIADAWTTAKGMLLEAAEDPDSELRQRVRDGLVSLGGRLAAEPELRDKVDGWLREAARYVVNHYRAEITTLITDTVDRWDAADTSRRIELQVGRDLQFIRINGTVVGALAGLAIHTVTELLL, from the coding sequence GTGTCGGATACTTCGGTGGCCGAGCTTTCCCGCAGGCGCGGGCTGCGCCGCATGAAGGGCGTCGCCACGGGGCTGTTCCTGCTGGCCGCGTTCGTTTACCTGTGGACCGGGTGGTTGGTGCCCGACGGCTCGGGCTGGGTCGGGTACGTCAACGCCGCCGCCGAGGCTGGGATGGTCGGCGCGCTGGCCGACTGGTTCGCGGTGACCGCGCTGTTCCGCAGACCGCTGGGGCTGCCCATCCCGCACACCGCGATCATCCCCAACCGCAAGAACGCGCTCGGTCAGAGCCTCGGTGACTTCGTCGGCACCAACTTCCTGTCCGAGCGGGTCGTGGTGGACAAGCTGGACCGTGCCGGGATAACCGGCAGGTTCGGCGAGTGGCTGTCGCGGCGGGAGCACGCGGAGCGCGTCACGGCGGAGTCGGCAGCGGTGTTGCGCGGTGCGCTGCGGGTGCTGCGGGACGAGGACGTGCGGCAGGTGCTGGAACAGACCGTGCTGCGCAAGGTCGTCGAACAGCCGTGGGGACCGCCGTTGGGGCGCGTTCTCGGCAGGGTCTTCGAGGACGGCTCGCATCGCGGGCTGGTCGATCTGGTCTGCGATCGTGCCTACGACTGGGTCCGGGACAACTACGAGACGGTTTCGCGGGTGGTGGACCAGCGTGCTCCCTCCTGGTCACCCAGGTTCTTCGACTCGCTGGTGGCGGACAAGATCTACAGCGAGATACTGGCTTTCGCCTGGGCCGTCAAGACCGACCCCGAGCACCAGATGCGCAAGGCGGTGGACCGGTTCCTGGTCGAGTTCGCGCGGGACCTGCGGGAGGACCCGGCCACGATGGCCAGAGCCGATCGCATCAAGTGGCAGGTACTGGAGCACCCCGAGGTGCGGAGCCTGATCGCCGACGCCTGGACGACGGCCAAGGGCATGCTGCTGGAAGCCGCCGAGGATCCCGACAGCGAGCTGCGGCAGCGGGTCCGCGACGGCCTGGTCTCACTTGGTGGCCGCCTCGCCGCCGAGCCGGAGTTGCGTGACAAGGTGGACGGCTGGCTGCGCGAGGCGGCCCGTTACGTCGTCAACCACTACCGTGCCGAGATAACCACGCTGATCACGGACACGGTCGACCGCTGGGACGCGGCCGACACCTCCCGCAGGATCGAGCTACAGGTGGGGCGCGACCTGCAGTTCATCCGCATCAACGGCACGGTGGTGGGTGCGCTGGCCGGACTGGCCATACACACGGTCACCGAGTTGTTGTTGTGA
- a CDS encoding N-succinyldiaminopimelate aminotransferase (product_source=KO:K14267; cath_funfam=3.40.640.10,3.90.1150.10; cog=COG0436; ko=KO:K14267; pfam=PF00155; superfamily=53383) produces MRTPPLSSRLRPFTSTIFAEITELARRNEAVNLGQGFPDTDGPAGMLREAERAIADGTNQYPPGPGEPELRAAIGAQRAADYGIEHDPETEILVTVGATEAISAAMLGLVEPGDEVVLLEPYYDAYPVAVSLAGGTRRTVPLRVTGERFELDAAALRAAVGPNTRAIVLNSPHNPTGTVFTEAELAEIAAVCRENDLLAVTDEVYEHLVYDGRGHVPLATFPGMAERTLSVSSAGKSFNVTGWKIGWVCGPPELVAAVRAAKQFMTFVGGAPFQPAVAHALREERDWLPELRGQLQRKRDRLGAGLRSAGFGVLACEGTYFLCADIRPLGYSDGAEFCRALPELAGVAAIPLQVLCDDPEPVRHLVRFACCKRDEVIDEGVRRLHKLG; encoded by the coding sequence GTGCGTACTCCACCCTTGAGCAGTCGACTGCGCCCGTTCACCTCGACGATCTTCGCCGAGATCACCGAGCTCGCCCGGCGCAACGAAGCCGTCAACCTGGGACAGGGGTTCCCCGACACCGACGGCCCAGCGGGCATGCTCCGCGAGGCCGAACGGGCGATCGCGGACGGCACGAACCAGTACCCGCCGGGACCGGGTGAGCCCGAGCTGCGCGCCGCCATCGGTGCCCAGCGCGCCGCCGACTACGGCATCGAGCACGATCCGGAGACCGAGATCCTGGTGACCGTCGGTGCCACCGAGGCGATCAGCGCGGCGATGCTCGGCCTCGTCGAGCCCGGTGACGAGGTGGTGCTGCTGGAGCCCTACTACGACGCCTACCCCGTGGCTGTGTCGCTGGCGGGCGGGACGCGACGCACCGTGCCACTGCGGGTGACCGGGGAGCGGTTCGAGCTCGACGCCGCGGCCCTACGAGCGGCGGTCGGTCCGAACACCCGCGCGATCGTGCTGAACTCGCCGCACAACCCGACCGGCACCGTGTTCACCGAGGCGGAGCTGGCCGAGATCGCGGCGGTCTGCCGGGAGAACGATCTGCTCGCCGTCACCGACGAGGTCTACGAACACCTGGTTTACGACGGGCGCGGCCACGTGCCGCTGGCCACGTTCCCGGGAATGGCCGAGCGCACCCTGTCCGTGTCCAGCGCGGGCAAGAGCTTCAACGTCACGGGATGGAAGATCGGCTGGGTCTGCGGGCCCCCGGAACTGGTCGCGGCGGTTCGCGCGGCGAAGCAGTTCATGACCTTCGTCGGTGGCGCCCCGTTCCAACCCGCCGTGGCCCACGCGCTACGTGAGGAGCGGGACTGGCTGCCGGAACTGCGCGGCCAGCTGCAGCGGAAGCGGGACCGTCTCGGGGCCGGGCTCCGCTCGGCGGGTTTCGGGGTGCTGGCCTGCGAGGGCACCTACTTCCTGTGTGCCGACATCCGGCCGCTCGGCTATTCCGACGGCGCCGAGTTCTGCCGCGCCTTACCCGAGCTGGCCGGTGTCGCGGCCATTCCGCTCCAGGTACTCTGCGACGACCCCGAGCCGGTACGCCACCTCGTCCGGTTCGCCTGCTGCAAACGCGACGAGGTGATCGACGAGGGAGTCCGGCGACTGCACAAGCTGGGCTGA
- a CDS encoding hypothetical protein (product_source=Hypo-rule applied) — translation MSTGIDESTEIDESTGIPEELRSLGRLFRRTDPTPDRAISAAYGAARRLVRERDSVGVLEPLGDSAVRCRALGESPGAVGESPGAVEVRTLSFAAPGRLVELELRPTRQGQFLARGIVLSRAGQPSPSGAVIVRHGQGECRGELDLCGGFAVPDVPAGPICLRLHTRRADGLVTHRTGSDWFVC, via the coding sequence GTGAGCACGGGGATTGATGAGAGCACGGAGATCGATGAGAGCACGGGGATTCCCGAAGAGCTCCGATCGTTGGGCAGGCTGTTCCGTCGAACGGATCCCACCCCCGATCGGGCGATCAGCGCGGCCTACGGCGCCGCGCGGCGCCTGGTCCGCGAGCGTGACTCCGTCGGAGTGCTGGAACCACTCGGCGATTCCGCCGTCCGATGCCGCGCCCTCGGTGAGTCGCCCGGTGCCGTGGGTGAGTCGCCCGGCGCCGTCGAGGTGCGCACGTTGAGCTTCGCCGCACCGGGCAGACTCGTCGAGCTGGAACTGCGCCCCACGCGGCAGGGGCAGTTCCTCGCCCGCGGCATCGTGCTGAGCCGAGCAGGGCAGCCCAGCCCCTCGGGCGCGGTGATCGTGCGGCACGGCCAGGGGGAGTGCCGGGGCGAGTTGGACCTCTGCGGTGGGTTCGCCGTGCCCGACGTCCCCGCCGGGCCGATCTGTCTGCGGCTGCACACCCGGCGAGCGGACGGGCTCGTCACGCATCGCACGGGCAGCGACTGGTTCGTGTGCTGA
- a CDS encoding RNA polymerase sigma factor (sigma-70 family) (product_source=TIGR02937; cath_funfam=1.10.10.10,1.10.1740.10; cog=COG1595; pfam=PF04542; superfamily=88659,88946; tigrfam=TIGR02937), with product MTERERSCGTAVLLSRLAVGDERAWRELVDRNSGVVWGAVRAYSANRADAEDAWQATWLLLAENLHRLRDSEGVSAWLVTTARRESMRLARARRRESPSGLAGLLAETADGTETPENSAVRSLSAARMAQAFAQLSHRCQQLLRIMAVAPDASYEQICTALGMARGSIGPKKQRCLRALRLRMLASGSPEAVEGVAV from the coding sequence GTGACGGAACGGGAGCGATCCTGCGGTACCGCCGTGTTGCTCAGTCGGCTGGCCGTCGGTGACGAGCGCGCCTGGCGCGAGCTGGTGGACCGCAACAGCGGTGTGGTGTGGGGAGCCGTTCGCGCCTACTCGGCCAACCGGGCCGATGCCGAGGACGCGTGGCAGGCGACCTGGCTGCTGCTGGCCGAGAACCTGCACCGACTCCGCGACTCCGAGGGGGTGTCCGCGTGGCTGGTTACCACCGCCCGTCGCGAGTCGATGCGATTGGCGCGGGCACGACGCAGGGAATCGCCCAGCGGGCTGGCCGGACTGCTGGCCGAAACCGCCGACGGCACCGAGACTCCGGAGAACAGCGCGGTGCGTTCGTTGTCGGCCGCGCGGATGGCACAGGCGTTCGCGCAGTTGTCACACCGCTGCCAACAGCTGTTGCGGATCATGGCGGTGGCTCCGGACGCGAGTTACGAGCAGATCTGTACCGCGTTGGGGATGGCCCGCGGTTCCATCGGTCCCAAGAAGCAGCGATGCCTGCGAGCGCTGCGCCTGCGGATGCTCGCGTCCGGGAGCCCGGAGGCCGTGGAAGGGGTGGCGGTGTGA
- a CDS encoding DNA-binding transcriptional MocR family regulator (product_source=COG1167; cath_funfam=1.10.10.10,3.40.640.10; cog=COG1167; ko=KO:K00837; pfam=PF00155,PF00392; smart=SM00345; superfamily=46785,53383) — MTSEAGRTGANALARLLGNWSRDGRPSADALYSALRQLVLEGQLPPGTRLPAERELADRIGASRNLVTGALDRLREQGFVRSRRGAGSWIGLPATAGGTAESGGWYPPERGESINFAQATPAASPEVYEAFERASERFTTRFHGHGYQTQGLPELRERIARRFAERGLPTDPEQILITNGAQHAFALVLRTVLTPGQRVLLEHPTYPNALEAVRGVHARPLPVPMVDGGWDPELLEATLAQAAPRLAYLIPDFQNPTGALMTAAERERLGHALRRHRTTAVVDETLVDINLSGEPLPLPAAAFAESQTVTVGSASKSFWGGLRLGWIRAPHEFVQRIVVGRAAIDLGSPVFEQLVLSELLDDADRTLDRQRTRLLHQRDRLVAALRELRPQWTFTPPGGGLSLWCHIGSRRAGRLAVAAEQRGVRLASSGRFAVEGEFDDRLRLPYSLPEETLRRAVELIAEADDSIGPAHPPDLVT; from the coding sequence ATGACTTCGGAAGCGGGAAGAACGGGTGCCAATGCTCTGGCGCGGTTGTTGGGCAACTGGTCGCGGGATGGTCGTCCCAGCGCCGACGCGCTGTACTCGGCACTGCGCCAGCTGGTGCTGGAGGGGCAACTGCCGCCCGGTACGCGACTACCCGCCGAACGCGAGCTGGCCGACCGGATCGGAGCCAGCCGAAACCTGGTGACCGGTGCGCTCGACCGGCTCCGGGAGCAGGGGTTCGTGCGGAGCAGACGGGGAGCGGGCTCCTGGATCGGGTTGCCCGCCACGGCCGGCGGCACCGCCGAGTCGGGTGGTTGGTACCCGCCGGAGCGCGGCGAGAGCATCAACTTCGCCCAAGCCACTCCCGCAGCGTCTCCCGAGGTGTACGAGGCGTTCGAACGGGCGAGCGAACGGTTCACCACGCGGTTCCACGGGCACGGCTATCAGACGCAGGGCCTGCCGGAGCTGCGCGAGCGGATCGCGCGGCGCTTCGCCGAGCGCGGCCTGCCCACCGACCCCGAGCAGATACTGATCACCAACGGTGCGCAGCACGCCTTCGCCCTCGTACTGCGCACGGTGCTCACTCCCGGGCAGCGGGTGCTGCTGGAACACCCCACCTACCCGAACGCGCTGGAAGCCGTCCGCGGCGTACACGCGCGGCCGCTGCCGGTGCCCATGGTCGACGGCGGGTGGGATCCGGAACTGCTGGAGGCGACCCTGGCGCAGGCGGCGCCGCGGCTGGCGTATCTGATTCCCGACTTCCAGAACCCCACCGGCGCGCTGATGACCGCGGCCGAGCGGGAACGACTGGGTCACGCCCTGCGGCGCCACCGCACGACCGCCGTGGTGGACGAGACGCTGGTCGACATCAATCTCTCCGGGGAGCCGCTTCCGCTTCCCGCGGCTGCCTTCGCCGAGTCGCAGACGGTGACGGTGGGGTCGGCGAGCAAGTCGTTCTGGGGAGGTCTGCGGCTCGGCTGGATCCGTGCGCCGCACGAGTTCGTGCAGCGCATCGTCGTCGGTCGTGCCGCGATCGACCTCGGCAGCCCCGTTTTCGAGCAGCTCGTGCTGAGCGAGTTGCTGGACGACGCCGATCGCACACTGGACCGGCAGCGCACGAGACTGCTGCACCAGCGGGACAGGTTGGTGGCGGCGCTGCGCGAGCTTCGCCCACAGTGGACCTTCACTCCTCCGGGCGGTGGGCTCTCGCTGTGGTGCCACATCGGCTCCCGCCGAGCCGGACGGCTGGCCGTGGCCGCCGAACAACGAGGCGTGCGGCTGGCTTCCTCCGGGAGATTCGCGGTGGAAGGGGAGTTCGACGACCGTCTCCGACTGCCCTACAGCCTGCCGGAGGAAACGCTGCGGCGGGCCGTGGAGTTGATCGCCGAAGCCGACGACTCGATCGGGCCTGCCCACCCGCCCGACCTGGTTACTTAG
- a CDS encoding putative membrane protein YczE (product_source=COG2364; cog=COG2364; superfamily=81338; transmembrane_helix_parts=Inside_1_22,TMhelix_23_41,Outside_42_60,TMhelix_61_83,Inside_84_89,TMhelix_90_109,Outside_110_118,TMhelix_119_141,Inside_142_171,TMhelix_172_194,Outside_195_213), which produces MPRRTATVDLEPIPVTHRPGTRLLRLFTGLACYGTSMAMMVRAELGLAPWDVLHDGLVERTGLGFGTVTAITGALVLLCWIPLRQRPGIGTVANVFMVALSVSIALHLIPPVENLPIRVALLLGGVLCNGLATAVYVGARLGPGPRDGLMTGLHGTTGLSLRAVRTCVELSVLLTGWLLGGSVGFGTALYALAIGPTAQLAMPVVAVRTPNAG; this is translated from the coding sequence ATGCCCCGAAGAACCGCAACAGTGGACCTCGAACCGATACCGGTGACGCACCGCCCCGGCACCCGACTGCTACGGCTGTTCACCGGACTCGCCTGCTACGGCACGAGCATGGCGATGATGGTGCGCGCGGAGCTCGGACTCGCGCCGTGGGACGTGCTGCACGACGGCCTGGTGGAACGCACCGGCCTCGGCTTCGGCACCGTGACCGCGATCACCGGCGCTCTGGTGCTGCTGTGCTGGATACCGCTGCGCCAGCGGCCCGGCATCGGCACCGTCGCGAACGTTTTCATGGTGGCGCTCTCGGTGAGCATCGCGCTGCACCTCATCCCACCGGTCGAGAACCTGCCGATCCGGGTGGCGCTGCTGCTCGGTGGCGTGCTGTGCAACGGTCTCGCCACCGCGGTCTACGTCGGGGCCCGGCTCGGCCCCGGCCCCCGCGACGGGCTGATGACCGGTCTGCACGGCACGACGGGGCTCTCGCTGCGCGCCGTCCGCACCTGCGTCGAGCTGTCGGTACTGCTGACGGGCTGGCTGCTGGGCGGGTCGGTGGGATTCGGAACGGCGCTCTACGCGCTGGCGATCGGCCCGACGGCGCAACTCGCGATGCCCGTTGTGGCGGTGCGGACCCCGAACGCAGGATAA
- a CDS encoding hypothetical protein (product_source=Hypo-rule applied; pfam=PF13672; superfamily=81606), which yields MPTVEVAEQAGTEPSEDVVLTLPNAVAVLDGATSLRPTERTGGWYAAELATALRHRLDPSPVPDPGSHPDSGAAPDLADSLASAIEEVSTAHELRPGDSPSTTVSILRWDERTVEALVLADSPVVVFTDSVTDAVTDDRLHALRTTGKGDYRQRLRGGGGFDERHHDELRAAVDATGRWRNVEGGFWVAEADPSAAHRAIRRSWPRSEVRSALLASDGVSCGVEQYDSYRDWRELLAHARAESARAVLDRVRAAEHADPDGSRWPRPKRHDDQALAVVEFASDD from the coding sequence ATGCCCACTGTCGAGGTAGCCGAACAGGCGGGAACCGAACCCAGCGAGGACGTGGTGCTCACCCTGCCGAACGCGGTGGCGGTGCTGGACGGCGCCACCTCGCTGCGCCCCACCGAGCGCACCGGCGGCTGGTACGCCGCCGAGCTCGCCACGGCGCTGCGCCACCGCCTCGACCCGAGCCCCGTCCCCGATCCGGGTTCCCACCCCGATTCCGGAGCCGCCCCGGACCTGGCCGACTCGCTGGCGTCGGCGATCGAGGAGGTGAGCACGGCCCACGAGCTGCGCCCGGGGGACTCACCCTCCACCACGGTGTCGATCCTGCGGTGGGACGAGCGGACCGTGGAGGCGCTCGTGCTGGCCGACAGCCCGGTCGTGGTGTTCACCGATTCGGTGACCGACGCGGTGACCGACGACCGGCTGCACGCCCTGCGCACCACCGGCAAGGGTGACTACCGGCAGCGGCTGCGCGGGGGTGGCGGCTTCGACGAACGGCACCACGACGAGCTGCGCGCCGCGGTGGACGCGACCGGCCGTTGGCGCAACGTCGAGGGCGGCTTCTGGGTGGCCGAGGCCGATCCGTCCGCCGCGCACCGTGCGATCCGACGAAGTTGGCCCAGGTCGGAGGTCCGCTCGGCACTGCTGGCCAGCGACGGTGTCTCCTGCGGTGTCGAGCAGTACGACAGCTACCGCGACTGGCGGGAACTGCTCGCACACGCCCGTGCGGAATCGGCGCGGGCGGTGCTGGATCGAGTCCGTGCGGCCGAACACGCCGATCCGGACGGCAGTCGTTGGCCACGCCCCAAGCGACACGACGACCAGGCACTCGCCGTCGTGGAGTTCGCGTCGGACGATTGA
- a CDS encoding magnesium transporter (product_source=KO:K03284; cath_funfam=1.20.58.340,3.30.460.20; cog=COG0598; ko=KO:K03284; pfam=PF01544; superfamily=143865,144083; tigrfam=TIGR00383; transmembrane_helix_parts=Inside_1_284,TMhelix_285_304,Outside_305_313,TMhelix_314_336,Inside_337_342), with the protein MVLADSVIYVNGRSRQRCGTIEQTLRELRRGSDSDRTFGWIDLSEPDRDELTTLGTEFELHHLALEDATVAHQRPKLDRYGETLFMVLRSALYEEATENVALGEVHAFIGTDFVITSRRSDRPDLDAVRERLENQPELLAHGPPAVLYALVDRVVDDFLPVERELQNDLDEIETEVFGGESTVSKRIYRLSREVIEFQRATGPLMEVLDGMEQTFHELRDGVELKRHLRDVRDHAADVAERVESHRQLLANILLVNSSLHSQRQNEQATRLTETSLRQNEQVKRISSWAAILFTPTLVGTVYGMNFTHMPELDWPSGYPLSLLLMLLVAVTLYAVFRRRDWL; encoded by the coding sequence ATGGTGCTGGCAGACAGCGTCATCTACGTGAACGGCAGATCGCGGCAGCGCTGCGGGACGATCGAGCAGACGCTGCGCGAACTGCGGCGCGGCTCCGACTCCGACCGCACGTTCGGGTGGATCGACCTGTCCGAACCGGACAGGGACGAGCTGACGACGCTGGGAACCGAGTTCGAGCTGCACCACCTGGCGCTGGAGGACGCCACGGTCGCGCACCAGCGGCCGAAGCTCGACCGCTACGGCGAGACGCTGTTCATGGTGCTGCGTTCCGCGCTGTACGAGGAAGCGACCGAGAACGTGGCGCTCGGTGAGGTGCACGCGTTCATCGGCACGGACTTCGTCATCACCTCGCGGCGGAGTGACCGGCCCGACCTCGACGCGGTGCGAGAACGGCTGGAGAACCAGCCGGAGCTGCTGGCGCACGGCCCGCCCGCCGTGCTCTACGCCCTCGTGGACCGGGTGGTGGACGACTTCCTGCCGGTGGAGCGCGAGTTGCAGAACGACCTGGACGAGATCGAGACCGAGGTGTTCGGCGGCGAGTCCACAGTGTCCAAGCGGATCTACCGGCTCTCCCGCGAGGTGATCGAGTTCCAGCGGGCGACCGGCCCGCTCATGGAAGTGCTGGACGGCATGGAGCAGACGTTCCACGAGTTGCGCGACGGCGTGGAGCTGAAACGCCACCTGCGGGACGTCCGGGACCACGCGGCGGACGTGGCGGAGCGCGTCGAGTCGCACCGGCAACTGCTGGCGAACATCCTGCTGGTGAACTCCTCGCTGCACTCGCAGCGCCAGAACGAGCAGGCCACCAGGCTCACCGAGACGAGCCTGCGGCAGAACGAGCAGGTGAAGCGCATCTCCTCGTGGGCGGCGATCCTGTTCACTCCCACGCTGGTGGGAACGGTCTACGGCATGAACTTCACGCACATGCCGGAGCTGGACTGGCCGTCGGGATACCCGCTGTCGCTGCTGCTGATGCTGCTGGTGGCGGTAACGCTGTACGCGGTGTTTCGGAGGCGCGACTGGTTGTGA